Proteins encoded by one window of Leptospira barantonii:
- the pyrB gene encoding aspartate carbamoyltransferase, whose product MSYNHKNVLDTEQFSKADLDFLIGKTRDMERLVEQNKAFGILTGKLLASLFFEASTRTRLSFEAAMERLGGRVISTVGFQFSSISKGETLYDTMKMIEAYADIAVIRHPVEGSSRIAAGAVKIPVINAGDGAGQHPTQAILDLYTIISEKGTLDGLTVAFIGDLKYGRTIHSLINLLRHYKVKLYLISPPELSLPDSYKKGLEGHSLTLEETTDIKAVWDCDVAYVTRIQEERFPDHKEYERLKDLFKINKELILASKKETTILHPLPRVNELSTDVDDLPNAAYFRQARYGVVSRMALLCLSLGQDF is encoded by the coding sequence ATGTCCTATAATCATAAGAACGTCCTCGATACGGAACAATTCTCAAAGGCGGATCTCGATTTTCTCATCGGTAAAACGAGAGATATGGAGCGTTTGGTCGAACAGAACAAAGCCTTCGGCATCTTAACGGGAAAACTTTTGGCTTCGTTGTTCTTCGAAGCCTCCACAAGAACGAGACTTTCGTTCGAAGCCGCGATGGAACGTCTCGGCGGACGTGTGATCTCCACCGTGGGTTTTCAATTCTCCTCCATCTCGAAAGGGGAAACGTTGTATGACACCATGAAGATGATCGAAGCCTACGCGGACATCGCGGTGATCCGTCATCCGGTCGAAGGTTCTTCCAGAATCGCCGCGGGTGCGGTTAAAATTCCGGTCATCAACGCGGGAGACGGAGCGGGTCAACATCCGACTCAAGCTATTCTCGATCTTTATACGATCATCTCCGAAAAAGGAACGTTAGACGGCTTGACGGTCGCGTTTATCGGCGATCTCAAATACGGAAGAACGATTCATTCGCTTATCAATTTGCTCAGACACTATAAGGTTAAACTTTATCTGATTTCTCCTCCGGAGTTGTCGTTGCCAGATTCTTATAAGAAGGGTTTGGAAGGTCATTCTCTTACTCTGGAAGAAACCACGGACATCAAGGCCGTTTGGGATTGTGACGTCGCATACGTTACGAGAATCCAAGAGGAAAGATTTCCGGATCATAAAGAATACGAACGACTCAAGGATCTTTTTAAGATCAACAAGGAGTTGATTCTCGCTTCCAAAAAGGAAACCACGATTCTACATCCTCTTCCGCGTGTGAACGAACTTTCCACGGATGTGGACGACCTGCCGAACGCGGCTTACTTCAGACAAGCGAGATACGGGGTCGTGAGTAGAATGGCCTTGCTTTGTCTTTCTTTGGGACAGGATTTCTAA